The sequence GATACCACAGTAGGTGACAAAGAGCAAGAGAGTACATAAATTTAGAGGTAACAAACATCATCAGATTATGTGTTGACCAACATGGGGTACAATATTTTGTGGTTTAGAATTGTAATCAATAACTGAAACCAAAGACCAACAAAGAGCATCATATTCTACCAGCTTTATTGGTTAGAAAAGCTTTTCATCCTCACAGACATTTCTTTACTAACCAATTATACAACAAACAAAAGCTTCAGGCATACTTTCACCACCATAAAATTAAGACTAACCCTGGATCTATACTCTTTTCTAGCTCAAATTCTCAAAGGTTCACCTCCAGAGAACATTAATTCTCAGGTCATTTGTGCTTATATCTGAATCTTTCCTAAGCTGCCATAGGAATATTTCAATATGCTGAAAAAATGCACAATTAACAACACTAAGCTGGGATTTCTAGCACAGAGATGAATGCCAAGTTCTACCATTCCAAGTCAGACCAACAACTTAATCATGGAACTTTTTCATGTTCAACTTGCATGTCTACTGAACTTGAATAAGTCGATGATCAATCAAACtatacacaaattattgaTTGTTCTCCAGGGCTTCCCTATTTAAATCATCAACAATCACAGCACCTTACAGTAGTATCTAACAACAAATGCAACCAAATCTCTTCACGCAACAGGACACATTAAACCCAAATTTCATTGGAAAAACCAACACTCCAGGCttcagaaataaattttttagaaatttatgcAAAAGCTTAAGCTAAGTTCAGAAAAGGGTTAGTAAAAACAGCAAAAGTGGGAATTTGGGATTTCCGACTCATCAAAATGTTTTAACTTAGCATTGAAGACACACCAAATAACAGAAAGTGTCGGATGAAATTGCGCTAACCTAATTCATTACTGTAGTCTTTTTACAAGGAGACTAATGACCAGAACTACTATTGATTTTCAACAGCCTTCTCGGAATCCATTTCCGGGTTAATATTCCCAAACTTCTGCTTGAAGGAATCTTGCCTCTGTATCCACATCATATGCCCCTGCAATTTGAATAGAGAAATAGAATCAGATCAAAACAGCAAAACAattttcacacacacaaacatatatgtataggTTGTAATTTGATGGGAAAACCTGGAGACCAGCAGCCCAAACAATGAGGAAAGAGGCGAACCAGAATCTTTTGTCCCTGAGAAGCTGCCGGATTTCTGGTTTTCTCGTTTCCATTTGGTTATCTCAAATCCTCAGACGCATCAGCGACTCCGGCGCTGCTTTTCCAGTTTGCACTTGCTTCCAGAGTTGGGCTCCCACTACCTAAAACCAGAATCAGCCCAAAACCGCTTGGTGGAACTTTCGACTTGGATTTGGGTTTGGGTTGTGGATTGTCGGGCTACATCCGACttcatgaatttaaatttttataaaagaaaaaaaaattgaaaaatgaatttcatataaaataaaatttaattcaaattagaatcgaagtattcaaaattcataacTTTAAATCTATTCACAAAAATTcttaggaaataaaaaaatctatatatataacacgaccccttaaatttttaaattatgaagcCAATATCGTAAATGCACTAGTTGTACAGAGTGACAACTTTATACGTAATTTTTACAGCTAATAATTATACTACTACAACATTAGATCCATTGTTACTCAACATATACTTaattattcgtaattatactGAACCTCAAGAGAGGCAATTTACccaattattaaattgtaagCACCTTTATAACTTCGTTATgatttttgaagtttgaagtcactcaaaattttcataacattaaaaaaaagattatatattttttaacccGTGGTCTATTTTTACaaatcatttctattttttaaaaaattatgcatacacccacaaaaaatattaatattatttataaaaatcacttatactttttcaaaaattacacatgtaCACCCTAGAAACATCATTACTACACAAACTACCTATAATTTTCGCTGTTAGaggtgatttttgtaattatgcaaaagataGAAGtgaattatgtaaataaattataaattaggggatgtaaatataattatctaaaagtaataataaaagggaaaaggagAGCTGAAGTGAGAGGATCCATGTGAAAGGGGGGACAAGGGAGGGTACAATATCATGATTAAATCCAATGCAAGggaaacaaaagcaaaaagtCATAAGCTGCAGCTTCTGCTTTTCTTCTCTTATCTctcttttt comes from Sesamum indicum cultivar Zhongzhi No. 13 linkage group LG10, S_indicum_v1.0, whole genome shotgun sequence and encodes:
- the LOC105171932 gene encoding uncharacterized protein LOC105171932, translating into METRKPEIRQLLRDKRFWFASFLIVWAAGLQGHMMWIQRQDSFKQKFGNINPEMDSEKAVENQ